TCGTGACCAACACCCAGGTGGTGTCCGTGGAGGGCGGCGACACCGTCACGGGCCTGCGGGTCCGCGACACCGTCACCGGCGCCGAGTCGACCCTGCCGGTGACCGGCGTGTTCGTCGCGATCGGCCACGATCCGCGCTCCGAGTTGGTCCGCGACACGCTCGATCTCGATGCCGACGGCTACGTCCTGGTCCAGGGCCGGACGACGGCGACCTCGGTGGAGGGCGTGTTTGCCTCGGGTGACCTGGTGGACCGCACCTACCGGCAGGCCATCACCGCCGCGGGCAGCGGCTGTTCAGCCGCCATCGACGCCGAGCGCTGGCTCGCCGAGACCAGCGACGAGAACACCGACCTGATTGGAGCTCAGCAATGACCGCAGAGGCGCAGGCCACCGTCGAGGTAACCGACGATTCGTTCGCAGCCGACGTGCTGCAGAGCAATACCCCTGTCCTGGTGGACTTTTGGGCCACCTGGTGCGGACCGTGCAAGATGGTCGCCCCGGTGCTCGAGGAAATCGCCGCGGAGAAGTCCGGGCAGCTGACCGTCGCCAAGCTCGACGTGGACGCCAACCCGACCACCGCCCAGCAGTTCTCCGTGGTGTCGATCCCGACGATGATCCTGTTCAAGGACGGCGAGCCGGTGAAGCGGATCGTCGGCGCCAAGGGCAAGGCGGCGCTGCTGCGCGAACTCGGCGACGTAGTTAGCTGAGCATCCGCCGCCGCACGGGCCTCACCGACGCGTGAGGCTCGCGCACTGGCCTGGTGTTTTCCCGATTCCGGTACAGGTCTGCGACAATATTGGCAGTCTGTCTTGCCAAGGTCGACGTTCTTGGCGGACGCCGACCACCGTGACCGAAGGGCCCTAACCGATGTCGAGTCCCCGCCACGGAGACACTCCAGACGTGCTCCGTCTCGGAGACCGCGGCCTCGCTGTGACCGAGATCCGCGCCGCTCTCGCCGCGCTGGGTCTGGTCGACAACCCGGACTCGGATCTGACCACCGGCCGACACGTGGCCGCCGATCTGTTCGATGCGGAACTCGACGAGGCGGTGCGCGCCTTCCAGCAGCACCGCGCGCTACTGGTCGACGGCATCGTCGGCGAGGCCACCTACCGCGCCATCAAGGAAGCCTCCTACCGGCTGGGGGCCCGCACCCTCAACCATCAGTTCGGCGCCCCGATGTACGGCGACGACGTCGCCACGCTGCAGGCGCGGCTGCAGGACCTCGGTTTCTACACCGGCCTGGTCGACGGGCACTTCGGATTGCAGACGCACAACGCCTTGATGTCCTACCAGCGCGAGTACGGGCTGGCCGCCGACGGGATATGCGGGCCGGAAACGTTGCGCTCCCTGTACTTTCTGGGATCGCGGGTCACGGGCGGCTCACCGCACGCGATCCGGGAAGAGGAGCTGGTCCGCCGCTCCGGTCCCAAGCTGTCCGGCAAGCGGATCATCATCGATCCGGGTCTGGGCGGCCAGGACACGGGTGTCATCGCCCAGGGTCCGCACGGTCCGATCAGCGAAGCGGACATCTTGTGGGACTTGGCCAGTCGGCTCGAAGGCCGGATGACCGCCATCGGCATGGAGACGTTCCTGTCCCGGCCGGCCAACTTCGGACCCACCGACGCACAGCGTGCCGACACCGCCAACGGAGTGGGCGCCGACCTGATGATCAGTCTGCGATGCGCGCGTCAGCCGAGTCCGGCCGCCAACGGTGTCGCCTCGTTCCACTTCGGTAACTCGCACGGCTCGGTGTCGACCATTGGCCGCAATCTCGCCGATTTCATTCAGCGTGAGGTGGTGGCGCGCACCGGGTTACGCGATTGCCGTACCCACGGTCGGACCTGGGATCTGCTGCGGCTGACCCGGATGCCCAGCGTCCAGGTGGACATCGGCTACATCAGCAACCCCCGGGACCGTTCCATGTTGGTCTCGACCCAGACCCGTGACGCCATCGCCGAGGGCATCCTGGCCGCCGTCAAGCGGCTCTACCTGTTGGGCAAGAACGACCGTCCGACAGGAACTTTCACCTTCGCCGAGCTGCTCGCCCACGAACTGTCGGTGGAGCAGGCCAGCCGCTAGAGCTGACCCGGTCTGCCTGGTTTCTCCTCCGGGCGAACGACTTTCGGCTTCCGTCAGCCGTCAGCCGGCGTTGGCCGCGCCCACCGGCTGGGACAGCTCCACCGGATTCAACAGCCGCTCCAGTGCGGCTTCGACCTCGGCCTTCCAGCCCAACCCCTTGTCGAGCTCCAGCCGCAACCGCGGAAAGTAGCGATGCGGCGAGACCACGACAAACCCGACCTCGCGCAAAAACTCCGCGTCGATCATGCAATGCTCGAACGAGCATTCGCCGAGTGCCTCCACCGCGGACCTGGTCTCCGGGTCGGTCCTGGCCGGATCGATCGTGTCGGCCTCGGCGGTGCGGCCGAACGCCTCCAGTGCGCGCACGCCGCGTCGGACGAGCTCCGCGACAACCTGCGCGATCAATGTGTGCGGTAGCCCGTCGGACTCCCAGCCCTGCTCCACCCCCATCGAGGTCAACAGGACCGCATCGGCGCCGACAGGTCCGGTGGGCATACGCTGCGCCCGCGGCACCGCATTCGGCGGCGCGTAGAGGATGTACCCGGCGCACGGGGCCTCGTCGTCGGTGGCCTCCGCCGTGCCCGCGCGGGGCGGGCCAGCCAACGCCACCTGACCGCACGACCCCCACTCGAGCATGACCATCGACAGCCACGCTTCCTTCTCGAACTCGGGATCGGTGAGGTGATCCTCGCGGCCCACGATGTCCGGATCGACCTCCCAGAACACACACCGTCGGGCGTGCTTGGGCAACTGCTCGAAAGCTTCGAGCCGAAGCGGCGAGATACGAGCAGACACTAGGTTTTCAGGCCTTTCTGCGAGGCCGCGGTGCGCGGCAGCCCTTCCAGGATAGGAGAGGAACCGGATTTCCCACCAGTAGCGCCGATTCTTGCCGAATACCGATGGCGCACAGTGGATTTGACCGCTGACGTCGATCTGGCCGGACTGCTGGGTGGCAGGTGTGTCACAGTGACGTAATTCCCCGGTATGTCCAGACCTGGGTTTCAGCCGCCCTTTTTGTCCATCAGCTCGACAATCCGCTGCAGGTCCTCCACCGAGCCGAACTCCACCACGATCTTGCCCTTCCGTTTGCCCAGACTCACCGTGACGCGGGTATCGAACGTCCCGGACAGCCGCTCAGCAACGTCCTGGAGACCCGGCATCTGGATCGGCTTGCGTCGTGCCGGGGTCGGGGTGGTGCCGTCAGCCCGGTTCGCCAGCGTCACCGCCTCCTCCGTCGCGCGGACCGACAGCCCCTCCGCGACGATGCGCGCCGCCAGCTCCTCCTGCGCCTCCGCACCTGCCTCCAGCGAGAGCAGCGCCCGAGCGTGGCCGGCCGAGAGGACCCCGGCCGCCACGCGGCGCTGCACGGCGATCGGCAACCGGAGCAGCCGGATCATGTTGGTGATCAGGGGCCGGGACCTGCCGATCCGCGCGGCGAGTTCATCGTGGGTGACACCGAACTCGTCGAGCAGCTGTTGGTAGGCCGCGGCCTCTTCCAACGGGTTGAGCTGCACCCGGTGGATATTCTCCAGCAGCGCGTCCCGCAGTAGGTTGTCGTCGGCCGTCTCCCGGACGATCGCCGGGATGGTCGCCAGCCCGGCCTCCTGCGAGGCGCGCCACCGCCGCTCCCCCATCACCAGCTGATACCGCACCGGATCCTTGGAGACCTCGCGGACCACGATCGGCTGCATCAGTCCGAACTCGCGGATGGAGTGCACCAGTTCGGCCAGCGCCTCGTCGTCGAACACCTGCCGGGGCTGCCGTGGGTTCGGCTCGATGGTGGCCGGGTCGATCTCGCGGTACACCGCACCCATGTCGGACTCCGCCGCGTCCGGCGCTGGGGTCGGCGGAGCGCCGCCGAGGAGCACGTCGGCCGCCGCTGAACCGATCTTCGGCGCCGTCGACTCGCCGTCGACCGGTCCCGTCGGAATGAGCGAGGCCAGCCCGCGGCCCAGGCCGCCCTTGCGCTTGGATGGTGCGTTCGTCATGACTGTCCCTTTCCGGTCGGCGCGGCGCCTCGTTCGGCGATCTCGCGGCTGGCATCCAGATAGCTCATCGCGCCTCGCGACCCGGGGTCGTAGTCGATGATCGTCATGCTGTACCCGGGTGCCTCGGAAACCTTGACGCTGCGGGGAATCACCGTCCGCAGCACCTTGTCGCCGAAGTATCGGCGGACCTCATCTGCGACCTGGTCGGCGAGCTTGGTCCGGCCGTCGTACATCGTCAGCAGGACCGTGGTCACGTTGAGCGCCGGGTTGAGGTGCGCCCGGACCATCTCGATGTTGTTCATCAACTGGGAGACCCCCTCGAGCGCGTAGTACTCGCACTGGATGGGGATCAGCACCTCGGGCGCGGCGACCAGCGCGTTGATCGTCAGCAGACCCAGGGACGGCGGGCAGTCGATGAACACGTAGTCGAAGTCGTACTGCTCGAGGTCCGCGAGCGCGGAGCGCAACCGGTTCTCCCGGGCGACCATGCTGACCAATTCGATCTCCGCGCCGGCAAGGTCGATGGTGGCCGGGACGCAGTACAGCAACTCGCTGTGCGGGCTGCGCCGCAGCGCCTCCCGCAGCGGGATCTCCCCGATCAGCACCTCGTACGACGACGGCGTGCCCGACTCCCGGCGTTCGATCCCCAGGGCGGTGCTGGCGTTGCCCTGCGGGTCGAGGTCGATGACCAAGGTCTTGAGCCCCTGCACCGCGAGCGCGGCGGCCAGGTTCACCGCGGTGGTCGTCTTGCCGACGCCGCCCTTCTGGTTCGCGACGGTGAAGATGCGGCGACGGGAGGGCCGCGGCAGTCGCTGCTTCGTGTGCAGCACCTGCGTCGCGCGCTGCGCGGCGGCGGCGATCGGGGTGTCGTACTCGCTGTCGACCTGTCCCGGTCCGCTCCATGTTTCACGTGAAACATCGGCGCGCTGAGGCCGCGGGCGGCTGGTCCGTCGTGGTTCCGGCGTCATCGTGCTCTCCTGGTTGGCGGACGAGTGCGCCGTCCGGACTTCGACTCCGACCGCCTGGCGGCGACGACGGTCGCCGGCGGGTCCAAATAGCTCACGCCACATTTCATCACCCTCACATCGTCCGCGCCCAACGATGTCATCACACGCCGGTGCTCGGCGACTTCGCTTTCGGCGCGCTCCCCCTTGAGCGCCAGCATCATCCCACCGACCTTCGCCAGCGGAAGGCTCCACCGCGTCAACTTGTCCAGCGGGGCGACGGCGCGCGAGGTCACCACGTCCGCCGCACCATGCTCGGCGATGACCGCTCGATCCTCCGCCCGGCCACGGACCACCGTCACGTGATCGAGGCCGAGATCCCGCACCACCTCCGAGAGGAAGGATGCGCGCCGCAACAGCGGCTCGACCAAACACACGGATAGATCCCGCCGTGCGATCGCCAACGGAATACCGGGCAGGCCGGCACCGCTGCCGATATCGACGACGCGGTCGCCCTCGCCGATCAATTCAGCGATCGCGACACTGTTGAGTACGTGGCGGTCCCACAGGCGATCCGTCTCCCGCGGGCCGATCAGCCCGCGCTCCACGCCGGCGGTCGCGAGAAACTCCGTATACCGCTCCGCCGTCTCGAGGTGCTCACCGAAGACCTCGCGGGCAGCGGGGGGCGGCGCGGTCCCGCCGTCATGTTTCACGTGAAACAACCTCCGGGTGTTCGGGGCGATGTTTCACGTGAAACATCCTCCCGGGCGGTCGACGCAGAACTACATCGGTGTAAGTCAGATCAGTCGGGCAGGATGACGACGCGGCGCTGCGGCTCCACGCCCTCGCTCTCGCTGTGCACCCCGTCGACCGCGGCGACGGCGTCGTGGACGATCTTCCGCTCAAAGGGGGTCATCGGCGCCAGCTGCTCGCGCTCCCCCGACTCGAGCACGCGACGGGCGAGCTTGTCGCCGAGCGCGGCCAGCTCTTCCCTCCGATGGCGGCGCCAGCTCGCGACGTCCAGCATCAGCCGGCTGCGCTCCCCCGTCTTCTGGTGCACCGCGAGCCGGGTCAATTCCTGCAGCGCGTCGAGCACCTCGCCCTTACGGCCGACCAGCTTCTCCAAGTCGTCACCGCCGTCGATGCTGACAACCGCGCGGTTGCCCTCCACGTCCAGATCGATGTCGCCGTCGAAGTCGAGTAGGTCGAGCAACTCCTCCAAGTAGTCGCCGGCGATCTCGCCCTCGGCGACCAACCGCTCCTCGAGATCGTTGCCCTTGACCTGATCCGCTTCGACGGTCTCGGCGGCAGCGGCCTCGGTGGGGGTGGTGTCTGTCGTATCAGTCATCTGTTCTCGGGTCCCTCTCAAGTCACCGTGGGGTGGTATCAGTGGCGCTGGC
This DNA window, taken from Mycolicibacterium sp. MU0050, encodes the following:
- a CDS encoding acetyltransferase; translation: MSARISPLRLEAFEQLPKHARRCVFWEVDPDIVGREDHLTDPEFEKEAWLSMVMLEWGSCGQVALAGPPRAGTAEATDDEAPCAGYILYAPPNAVPRAQRMPTGPVGADAVLLTSMGVEQGWESDGLPHTLIAQVVAELVRRGVRALEAFGRTAEADTIDPARTDPETRSAVEALGECSFEHCMIDAEFLREVGFVVVSPHRYFPRLRLELDKGLGWKAEVEAALERLLNPVELSQPVGAANAG
- a CDS encoding ParA family protein: MTPEPRRTSRPRPQRADVSRETWSGPGQVDSEYDTPIAAAAQRATQVLHTKQRLPRPSRRRIFTVANQKGGVGKTTTAVNLAAALAVQGLKTLVIDLDPQGNASTALGIERRESGTPSSYEVLIGEIPLREALRRSPHSELLYCVPATIDLAGAEIELVSMVARENRLRSALADLEQYDFDYVFIDCPPSLGLLTINALVAAPEVLIPIQCEYYALEGVSQLMNNIEMVRAHLNPALNVTTVLLTMYDGRTKLADQVADEVRRYFGDKVLRTVIPRSVKVSEAPGYSMTIIDYDPGSRGAMSYLDASREIAERGAAPTGKGQS
- a CDS encoding N-acetylmuramoyl-L-alanine amidase, coding for MSSPRHGDTPDVLRLGDRGLAVTEIRAALAALGLVDNPDSDLTTGRHVAADLFDAELDEAVRAFQQHRALLVDGIVGEATYRAIKEASYRLGARTLNHQFGAPMYGDDVATLQARLQDLGFYTGLVDGHFGLQTHNALMSYQREYGLAADGICGPETLRSLYFLGSRVTGGSPHAIREEELVRRSGPKLSGKRIIIDPGLGGQDTGVIAQGPHGPISEADILWDLASRLEGRMTAIGMETFLSRPANFGPTDAQRADTANGVGADLMISLRCARQPSPAANGVASFHFGNSHGSVSTIGRNLADFIQREVVARTGLRDCRTHGRTWDLLRLTRMPSVQVDIGYISNPRDRSMLVSTQTRDAIAEGILAAVKRLYLLGKNDRPTGTFTFAELLAHELSVEQASR
- a CDS encoding ParB/RepB/Spo0J family partition protein; amino-acid sequence: MTNAPSKRKGGLGRGLASLIPTGPVDGESTAPKIGSAAADVLLGGAPPTPAPDAAESDMGAVYREIDPATIEPNPRQPRQVFDDEALAELVHSIREFGLMQPIVVREVSKDPVRYQLVMGERRWRASQEAGLATIPAIVRETADDNLLRDALLENIHRVQLNPLEEAAAYQQLLDEFGVTHDELAARIGRSRPLITNMIRLLRLPIAVQRRVAAGVLSAGHARALLSLEAGAEAQEELAARIVAEGLSVRATEEAVTLANRADGTTPTPARRKPIQMPGLQDVAERLSGTFDTRVTVSLGKRKGKIVVEFGSVEDLQRIVELMDKKGG
- the rsmG gene encoding 16S rRNA (guanine(527)-N(7))-methyltransferase RsmG codes for the protein MFHVKHDGGTAPPPAAREVFGEHLETAERYTEFLATAGVERGLIGPRETDRLWDRHVLNSVAIAELIGEGDRVVDIGSGAGLPGIPLAIARRDLSVCLVEPLLRRASFLSEVVRDLGLDHVTVVRGRAEDRAVIAEHGAADVVTSRAVAPLDKLTRWSLPLAKVGGMMLALKGERAESEVAEHRRVMTSLGADDVRVMKCGVSYLDPPATVVAARRSESKSGRRTRPPTRRAR
- the trxA gene encoding thioredoxin — encoded protein: MTAEAQATVEVTDDSFAADVLQSNTPVLVDFWATWCGPCKMVAPVLEEIAAEKSGQLTVAKLDVDANPTTAQQFSVVSIPTMILFKDGEPVKRIVGAKGKAALLRELGDVVS
- a CDS encoding protein jag; translation: MTDTTDTTPTEAAAAETVEADQVKGNDLEERLVAEGEIAGDYLEELLDLLDFDGDIDLDVEGNRAVVSIDGGDDLEKLVGRKGEVLDALQELTRLAVHQKTGERSRLMLDVASWRRHRREELAALGDKLARRVLESGEREQLAPMTPFERKIVHDAVAAVDGVHSESEGVEPQRRVVILPD